The Oncorhynchus nerka isolate Pitt River linkage group LG13, Oner_Uvic_2.0, whole genome shotgun sequence sequence TTTTAAAATACATGTTTGGTTTTGCCAGTCTGTACTGATAGTATAGTGACATCTTGTGTCTAGATATGGAAATGTAGGCTAGAGGTAAACACTTCCACGAGTAATTCAATTGGATTGGTCCTAAGCAAATTGCATTTATTTCACTCATTAAGTATTGTAAATTAAGAGTTTCCATGTCAAAAACGGCCCACAATTTCTTCCATCCCCATAAACTGTCTTTCTCCACATCTTCCAACCTTCTCTGATACAACATGGAGCCCTTTTCTGCCTAAAACAATACGTAGAATATGAACTATATAGACTAgttgggccagtcctcttcttcaTAAATAACCTAGGGATTGaatttgtacagtacagtatgatcaCTTGTTTATTACATATCTTGCCTCCAGACGTCACTCATGCTGTGCTTGTCTGTTTCACACATCTATTCGCCTTGTTATTTGGCTCACCATTGTCTGTGAAAAGACGACCTCTGCTGGCTTTAGAGCAGACTTCTGGAAAGAGGGAATTCGAATGAGTAACAGAGTGCAAATCTATGACTCACGGGCGCAATCTCCCACCGAAGAAACCAACGTCTTGGTTCCCTTTTGGGCGACAGTGATTTAGAAGTAACAGGCAGGGCTACATCACGAGACTTTGAGTGCAACTAATGTCCGCTACATTCACCCCCCTTTGACCTCCTCTCCCACGAAAGAAGATCCCACCGTTGGATGCCATTCACAGCCGGGATCTGAAACCGGATTTTCCACAGAAGAAACCAATGTCTTAACAGTTAGCCCAATAGGTCATTCcctagagggaaggagggagacactGATTTTGAAGTCGCATGAAGGGCTACCTCATCATGAGACCGTGACCCTGTCTCATGTCAACTACACACAGGTGGGATCTGAACCTGTCTCTTGGAAAACCAATCTCATGGGCAGAGTGTGACACAGATGTAAAGTAGTAAGCAGGGCTGCCAATGTCTATGGCAAACCTGATGAGTGTTTGTGGAAACTAGTCGTTTTCATTTAGACACAGAAAGATGTATCCCACACATTACTACCAATAATAGACCAAATCTATATGAATGATCAAATACCTACTTTATATTACTTGTGCTATTAGAATAACAGCATGACAGTGTGAAAATGTTGGTATTCTTTTGTCCACACTCAGTGTTTCAATAGTTGAAAAAAAACACATCTATTAATGACCTATTTCTCACCCTATGTCCACTGGCAGCCTGAAACCTCAAGCAGTTTCCGCTTCAGATTCTTCCAAAGTTCTGCTTCCAGGCTTCGCTGACATGGTGAAAGCCTGTGACAGAGGTTAGATTCTTCCCAACACACACCACGTTAGTAACAAAAAGACTGCTTTATTATATTGTCATAGACATAGTATTCAAGGACGAGTAAGTGTGATGTGAGAAGCATGACAATAAGTGATTATGCCACTTTTCCATACTTGAGATGTATTTTTTTCTATATTAAAagtaaaacaaaacaataaataaaaatatgtgaTGGATTTACAGATATTTACAGATATCACGGACACATAGGTCAGACAGTTCTGTGTAGATTATGTCTTAGAAATGCCCATGACAAGTAACCAATTCATTTGTGTGAGAACTAGACAATTACCAATTCATTTGTGTGATTTGTTTCTgttaatgtattaacatcacaagaTGAAAAACATTCAGGGAGTATTAGTTTAATAAGTTTAACTTCTATAACATGTACGTAGCTGCAGACTTCATATAGCTTGTTTATCTGTCTGGACAGTATTGCTGACCAGATGAAGTATGGATAACTTAACTGTAGTATTAACTATGACGATGTGTATTGGATTCACCGGGTAAGCAGGCGATAATGCAGATGTTTGGCGGAGAAGTTTATGTGCACGATGTAAGATGGAGTGAGATGAAAGACCATGCAAAAAGGACAGGATGTTTAAGTCACATGGGTTTCAAAACAAAACATTTGGCATGCTTACAGTAGTCCGTGTCTACATATTAAAAACGTTCTTTTGAAGTGAAGAAAGTGACATTTTTCTTTTTTTGTCTGTATCCCATTTGACTTTCTTTTGCTCGTTGCAGAATTGCATAAAAAGCAGCTGATTATAGAGTAGGTGATGCTCCTTCTCGCTCTTGTCgtgtgttaaactgttctgtccgCCCCGGATCGCTTCCTCACCACCTTGTCCCCATTGACCTGGTCCACAGCCAGCATCTCCACCTCTGGCTGAGACGGCGCTAGTGGAGGGGTGCTGTGGTGGATGCGGTGTGCCACGCCCACGTGTGCCCGGTGCTGACGGTCCCGTGCCAGGCTGTGGCGGGGGCTGGACGAGCGATCACAGGCGATGGGGGGGATGACAGCAGGCCGGTCTCGTACCATCTGTAGATCAGGCGTGTCTCGAGCTGCCTGCAGAAATGGGGTGGGGTCGGGCATGGCGTCCACCGCCTCCCGTAGGACCATCCTCCTCCCGTCAGAACCCAGCCGGTACAGCTCGGTTAACTCAGAGTGCAGCGGCTGAGACAGGCTCTTCTTCATGCGGCGTAGAGGGGTCTCAGGGCCAGACTGACGGTCCTTGGCTTTGGGAGGGGTGGGCTTGTAGGAGCTCACAGGGCTGACGTTGGGGCTGGCCTCAGAGGAGCTGCCTGCCAGGAGCTTTTTCTTGGTGGCGTGGAGCTGAGAGGTGAGGTAGGCAATGGTGCTGGCTCTCTGCTCCAGCTCTCCAGACAGGACAGCCAGCTTGTGGCTCTTCATCTTCAGCTCCTCCAGGtacttcttctccctttccttgATGGTGTTCTCTAGGACAGAGATCATGGCATTCTTCTGCTCCAGGTCCCTCAGCAGCTCagtgttctcctcctccttcactttCAGCTGAGCCTCAAGCTCCTCACACTTACTGTGTAGCTCCCTGCAGCGTGCCTCACTGCtgtctgcacacacacaaacaaatcacACTGTTAGACCCCTATATGAAGACAAAACATGCACATTCACACAACCATCAGAAATCTACACCCTGTTGAAACACACAAAATAGTCTCACATAGCCTGCTTTATTTGGATCCACAAGAAAACATtgtccattcctctcaaaatattCCATCAGGAGTACAAACAAGGCTGTTTTGCTATTTGTCTGGTAGGGCTGCCATCTgcagttaacatactgtaggctTGTGTACAGATataagatcttaatttgaccaccctgttgttgcaggaaatttcctgcacagcaggaaatgcaaacttgtagtgtattcaaggttaaAAAATGCTTCTAAAGAAAGTAATTTCATcttaaaaatgtcagacttgatttgcctcAACAAAAAATGTTGCAACCCCTATATAATTGTCAATTCATTCTAATCCagacaataattcacatttcctgttactgcaggattattttcctgctgtgagaatcTGGTCAAATTAACATCCtacatatgtacagtggggagaacaagtatttcatacactgccgattttgcaggttttcctacttacaaagcatgtagaggtctgtaatttttatcataggtacacaaaAATTGTACAATTCCTGCTTGAAAAtgtgctctttgctaagaagctatttctgattctttttgaccattttaattaaaAGGTAAGGTAAATAACTGTTACCCCGAAATTATATTAAGATAAAAACTGCTGCATTgggcctaacacacacacacacacacacacactgcaaattCCAAATATAAGCTACACATACTGTGTATCCAACCctccacgcacgcacacacacgcacacacacacacacacacacacacacacacacacacacacacacgcacacacacacgcacacacacacacacacacaccttgcacaTAGGTACTTATAATAACaacattttaatttgtttatgttactgtaggctgtaaaaaatatgtaaaaacaaACAACATCAATATTCAAGTGTCCAACAGATTTTATTCATGGAGTTCTGGAAAGTGtacgctgggagtcgggaagGAAGTACAGGGAGAGAATAATTTAATAAATAAAACGAACAtggacaaaacaagaaacacggaGCAGCGTGCAGGAGTGACAgttatagggaaggtaatcaagcAGGTGATTGAGTCCGATTAGGCgctgatggtgacaggtgtgaatAAAAATAAAATCAGCCTAATAATAATAACCAACGAACTCGAGCGCTGGAGAGGGACGTGCCTTTGTTACAACTATGACATAGAAAGCATGTGTTAGAAAGCGGTAACAGCTTCTGTCTATAATGacaaacacatttttttaaatacccCACTCACCAAGACACACGGTGAAATGATGAAAACATCAGTAAACTAAACATCATTATAAGCGCAAAGTGTGCTTGATAAATAGTGAACATCAGGACAGAAGCTACAGATGTAAATAATGGTCAATTATTGTCAGCTTGTGCTGACATGGTGTGTTTTTGCTTCCGATGTAGGTCCTTCTCTCTCAGCGAGGACATTTCGTGCTGATAATCGGCCAGGCTTGTTTTGTAGCAACGCTAATGCAGCAAGTAGATCCATTCGTCTTGGTCTTCTTGCCATTGTAAATTACGCACACTGTGTACTCTAAGTAGGACAGAGTAGACTGATAAGACTGCTTGGATTCGGTGGACTGATATAGGATACATACCATCTTGAGATTATAATTAGAATAGATCCATACAATAGAATGGCCCACCCTGTTCATCATTCACAATTGGTGAttacattattttttaaatgttttatttatttcacctttatttaaccaggtaggctagttgagaacaagttctcatttacaactgcgacctggccaagataaagcaaagcagtgcaacacaaacaacaactcagagttacacatggaattaacaaacacacagtcaataataaaatagaaaaagtctatatacagtgtgtccaAATGAgggaggataagggaggtaaggcaataaataggccatagtggcgaaaaaattacaatatagcaattacaccctggagtgatagatgtgcagaagatgagtgtgcaagtagagatactagggtgcaaaggagcaaaataaataaaaggatgaggtagttggatgggctatttacagatgggctatgtacaggtgcagtgatctgtgagctgctctaactgctggtgcttaaagttagcgaGAGAGTTttgagtctccaacttcagtgatttttgcagttcgttccagtcattggcagcagagaactggaaggaaaggcggccaaacgaggaattggctttgggggtgaccagtaaaatatacctgctggagtgcgtgctacgggtgggtgctgctatggtgaccagtgagctgaaataaggcggggctttacctagaaaagacttatcgatgacctggagccagtgggtttggtgacgaatatgaagtgagggccaaccatcgagagcatgcaggtcgtagtggtgggtagtatatggggcttaggtgacaaaacggacggcactgtgatagactgcatccagtttgctgagtagagtgttggaggctattttgtaaatgacattgccgaagtcaaggatcggtaggagagttagttttacgagggtatgtttggcagcatgagtgaaggatgctttgttgcgaaataggaggccgattctagattttactttggattggagatgcttaatgtgagtctggaaggagagtttacagtctaaccagacacctaggtatttgtagttgtccacatattctaagtcagaaccgtccagagtagtcaTGCTGGATGggtgggcaggtgtgggcagcgatcggttgaagagcatgcatttagttttacttgcatttaagagcagttggaggccacggaaggagagttgtatggcatggaagctcatctggaggttagttaacacagtgtccaaagaagggccagaagaatagagaattgtgtcgtctgcgtagaggtggatcagagaatcaccagcagcaagagcgacatcattgatgtatacagtgatgtatacagagaaaagagtcggcccgaggattgaaacCTGTGGCACTGCCATAGAGACTTcctgaggtccggacaacagtcgaaaaccttggccaggtcgatgaatacagctgtacagtattgtctcttattgatggcggttatgatatcgtttaggaccttgagcgtggctgaggtgcacccatgaccagctcggaaaccagattgcatagcggagaaggtacggtgggaatcgaaatggtcggtgggatagatataggtctgtagcagtttgggtctagagtgt is a genomic window containing:
- the LOC115139958 gene encoding coiled-coil domain-containing protein 92-like — protein: MASPTGTLENNLHSAQKNLLFLQQDHAKTLKGLHAEIRRLQQHCTDLTYELTVRSSDPTDSSEARCRELHSKCEELEAQLKVKEEENTELLRDLEQKNAMISVLENTIKEREKKYLEELKMKSHKLAVLSGELEQRASTIAYLTSQLHATKKKLLAGSSSEASPNVSPVSSYKPTPPKAKDRQSGPETPLRRMKKSLSQPLHSELTELYRLGSDGRRMVLREAVDAMPDPTPFLQAARDTPDLQMVRDRPAVIPPIACDRSSSPRHSLARDRQHRAHVGVAHRIHHSTPPLAPSQPEVEMLAVDQVNGDKVVRKRSGADRTV